The proteins below come from a single Streptomyces spongiicola genomic window:
- the gatB gene encoding Asp-tRNA(Asn)/Glu-tRNA(Gln) amidotransferase subunit GatB: MTVTTDLVSYEDALASYDPVMGLEVHVELGTRTKMFCGCSTGLGAEPNSQTCPTCLGLPGSLPVVNAVGVESAVRIGLALHCEIAEWCRFARKNYFYPDMPKNFQTSQYDEPIAFNGYLDVQLEDGEVFRVEIERAHMEEDTGKSTHVGGATGRIHGASHSLLDYNRAGIPLIEIVTKPIVGAGDRAPEVAKAYVAELRELIRALGVSEARMEMGQMRCDVNLSLMPKGSETFGTRSETKNVNSLRSVERAVRFEARRHASVLGDGGTIVQETRHFHEDDGSTTSGRVKEEAEDYRYFPEPDLVPVAPSREWVEELRAGLPELPRVRRNRLREEWGISGHDMQSILNAGAIDPIVATIDAGADPVSARKWWMGELARNANESGRSLEELPISPGQVARVTALVADGSLNDKLARQVIEGVLAGEGDPDAVVEKRGLKVVSDEGALGAAVDEAIAGNAAVADKIRGGKVAAVGALVGAVMKATRGQADAARVKELILRKLGVTEG, translated from the coding sequence GTGACCGTCACGACTGACCTGGTGTCGTACGAGGACGCACTCGCGTCGTACGACCCCGTCATGGGCCTGGAGGTCCATGTCGAACTCGGCACCAGGACCAAGATGTTCTGCGGCTGCTCGACCGGGCTGGGCGCCGAGCCCAACTCGCAGACCTGCCCCACCTGCCTTGGCCTGCCCGGCTCGCTGCCGGTGGTCAACGCGGTCGGCGTCGAGTCCGCCGTCAGGATCGGTCTCGCGCTGCACTGCGAGATCGCCGAATGGTGCCGCTTCGCCCGGAAGAACTACTTCTATCCGGACATGCCGAAGAACTTCCAGACCTCGCAGTACGACGAGCCGATCGCCTTCAACGGCTATCTGGACGTCCAGCTCGAGGACGGCGAGGTCTTCCGCGTGGAGATCGAGCGCGCCCACATGGAGGAGGACACCGGCAAGTCGACGCACGTCGGCGGTGCCACCGGCCGTATCCACGGCGCGTCGCACTCCCTGCTCGACTACAACCGGGCCGGCATCCCGCTGATCGAGATCGTCACCAAGCCCATCGTGGGCGCCGGTGACCGCGCCCCCGAGGTCGCCAAGGCGTACGTCGCCGAACTGCGCGAGCTGATCCGCGCCCTCGGCGTTTCCGAGGCCCGGATGGAGATGGGCCAGATGCGCTGCGACGTCAACCTGTCGCTGATGCCGAAGGGCTCGGAGACGTTCGGTACCCGCAGCGAGACCAAGAACGTCAACTCGCTGCGCAGCGTGGAGCGCGCTGTCCGCTTCGAGGCCCGGCGCCATGCCTCGGTGCTGGGCGACGGCGGCACGATCGTGCAGGAGACCCGCCACTTCCACGAGGACGACGGCTCCACCACGTCCGGCCGGGTCAAGGAGGAGGCGGAGGACTACCGCTACTTCCCGGAGCCCGACCTCGTCCCGGTCGCCCCGTCCCGTGAGTGGGTCGAGGAGCTGCGCGCCGGACTGCCCGAGCTGCCGCGGGTGCGCCGCAACCGCCTCCGCGAGGAGTGGGGCATCTCAGGGCACGACATGCAGTCGATCCTGAACGCGGGTGCGATCGACCCGATCGTGGCCACCATCGACGCCGGCGCCGACCCCGTCTCCGCCCGCAAGTGGTGGATGGGCGAGCTGGCACGCAACGCCAACGAGTCGGGCCGCTCGCTCGAGGAGCTGCCGATCTCACCGGGGCAGGTGGCCCGGGTGACCGCCCTGGTCGCGGACGGCTCGCTCAACGACAAGCTGGCCCGTCAGGTCATCGAGGGCGTGCTGGCCGGCGAGGGCGATCCGGACGCGGTCGTCGAGAAGCGGGGCCTGAAGGTCGTCTCCGACGAGGGCGCGCTGGGCGCGGCCGTCGACGAGGCGATCGCCGGCAACGCCGCCGTCGCCGACAAGATCCGGGGCGGCAAGGTCGCCGCGGTCGGCGCGCTGGTCGGCGCCGTCATGAAGGCCACGCGCGGTCAGGCCGACGCGGCCCGGGTCAAGGAGCTGATCCTGCGGAAGCTCGGTGTGACCGAGGGCTGA